One Mustelus asterias chromosome 12, sMusAst1.hap1.1, whole genome shotgun sequence genomic region harbors:
- the prmt6 gene encoding protein arginine N-methyltransferase 6 isoform X2 has protein sequence MESEPHQVKRPRLEARERPGLEAESRERPGIEALARESVGSEAEARESPGSEAEAEAEARDRQDGAYFHSYSDVSIHEEMIADSARTGCYRRALQQGCGGREAARPGPQPGPGVGLLRGRTVLDVGAGTGILSIFCAQAGAARVYASEASVVMAERAREVVEANGLSGRIQVLRGRVEEARLPERVDAIVSEWMGYGLMYESMLRSVLHARDRWLKPGGLIFPCQAQLFIAPVSDPALQERLSFWAGVKEQHGVDMSCMAAFARRCLMNDEMAVGALHGEDVLGRPSTFATINLYTVTEQQLGRLGGFFTTSSFGIATMHAFAIWFSVIFPTSARSGSANDKHATTSNADGHQVSRPNNDGQCEAGTNNDGRHASTAFSSCVASDYTVNATAGSHFAVTANGDNLQAFNPCADDHVAFDAHADELEPVVLSTSPFAEETHWKQSLLYLDEPVQIFQDTVIKGKITLTPAEDNPRHLRVSLIYEIGDSGKQTKIFKMGEDFSSFE, from the exons ATGGAGTCGGAACCACATCAGGTGAAGAGGCCGCGGCTGGAGGCCCGGGAGAGGCCGGGGTTGGAGGCCGAGTCCCGGGAGAGGCCGGGGATCGAGGCCCTG GCCCGGGAGAGTGTGGGGTCGGAGGCCGAGGCCCGGGAGAGTCCGGGGTCGGAGGCTGAGGCGGAGGCGGAGGCCCGGGACCGCCAGGACGGCGCCTATTTCCACTCGTACTCGGACGTGTCAATCCACGAGGAGATGATCGCGGACTCGGCGCGGACCGGCTGTTACCGGCGGGCCCTGCAGCAAGGTTGCGGCGGCAGGGAGGCGGCTAGGCCGGGCCCGCAGCCTGGGCCTGGAGTTGGCTTGCTGCGGGGCCGCACGGTGCTGGATGTGGGCGCGGGCACGGGGATCCTCAGCATCTTCTGCGCGCAGGCGGGAGCGGCGCGCGTGTACGCGTCGGAGGCGAGCGTGGTGATGGCCGAGCGCGCGCGGGAGGTAGTCGAGGCCAATGGGCTGAGCGGCCGCATCCAGGTGTTGAGGGGCCGGGTGGAGGAGGCCAGGCTGCCCGAGAGGGTGGACGCCATCGTCAGTGAGTGGATGGGCTACGGTCTGATGTATGAGTCGATGCTCCGCAGCGTGCTCCATGCCCGCGACCGCTGGCTCAAACCAGGCGGCTTGATCTTCCCCTGCCAAGCCCAACTCTTCATCGCCCCGGTCAGCGACCCGGCCCTGCAGGAACGCCTGTCTTTCTGGGCCGGGGTTAAGGAGCAGCACGGAGTGGACATGTCCTGCATGGCTGCCTTCGCCCGCCGCTGCCTCATGAACGACGAGATGGCAGTGGGCGCCCTGCATGGCGAGGACGTCCTGGGCCGGCCCTCCACCTTCGCCACCATCAACCTCTACACGGTCACTGAGCAGCAGCTTGGACGGTTGGGCGgcttcttcaccacctcctcGTTCGGCATCGCCACCATGCATGCCTTCGCCATCTGGTTTTCTGTCATCTTCCCCACTTCTGCCCGCTCAGGCAGTGCCAATGACAAGCATGCAACCACTTCCAATGCCGATGGCCATCAAGTTTCCAGGCCTAATAACGATGGTCAGTGTGAAGCCGGTACCAACAATGATGGTCGTCATGCATCCACTGCCTTTTCTTCCTGTGTAGCCAGTGATTACACTGTCAATGCCACTGCCGGCAGCCACTTTGCAGTCACAGCTAATGGTGACAACCTCCAAGCATTTAACCCTTGTGCTGATGACCATGTGGCATTTGATGCTCATGCTGATGAACTCGAGCCAGTCGTCTTGTCTACTTCACCGTTTGCAGAGGAAACACATTGGAAACAGTCCTTGCTTTATCTGGACGAACCTGTCCAAATATTCCAGGACACTGTGATAAAAGGAAAAATAACTCTCACTCCAGCAGAAGATAACCCGCGACATCTCCGAGTGTCCTTGATTTATGAGATTGGAGATAGCGGGAAGCAAACAAAAATATTCAAAATGGGAGAGGATTTCTCTTCTTTTGAATGA
- the prmt6 gene encoding protein arginine N-methyltransferase 6 isoform X1 — protein MESEPHQVKRPRLEARERPGLEAESRERPGIEALARERPGIETQARESVGSEAEARESPGSEAEAEAEARDRQDGAYFHSYSDVSIHEEMIADSARTGCYRRALQQGCGGREAARPGPQPGPGVGLLRGRTVLDVGAGTGILSIFCAQAGAARVYASEASVVMAERAREVVEANGLSGRIQVLRGRVEEARLPERVDAIVSEWMGYGLMYESMLRSVLHARDRWLKPGGLIFPCQAQLFIAPVSDPALQERLSFWAGVKEQHGVDMSCMAAFARRCLMNDEMAVGALHGEDVLGRPSTFATINLYTVTEQQLGRLGGFFTTSSFGIATMHAFAIWFSVIFPTSARSGSANDKHATTSNADGHQVSRPNNDGQCEAGTNNDGRHASTAFSSCVASDYTVNATAGSHFAVTANGDNLQAFNPCADDHVAFDAHADELEPVVLSTSPFAEETHWKQSLLYLDEPVQIFQDTVIKGKITLTPAEDNPRHLRVSLIYEIGDSGKQTKIFKMGEDFSSFE, from the coding sequence ATGGAGTCGGAACCACATCAGGTGAAGAGGCCGCGGCTGGAGGCCCGGGAGAGGCCGGGGTTGGAGGCCGAGTCCCGGGAGAGGCCGGGGATCGAGGCCCTGGCCCGGGAGAGGCCTGGAATCGAGACCCAGGCCCGGGAGAGTGTGGGGTCGGAGGCCGAGGCCCGGGAGAGTCCGGGGTCGGAGGCTGAGGCGGAGGCGGAGGCCCGGGACCGCCAGGACGGCGCCTATTTCCACTCGTACTCGGACGTGTCAATCCACGAGGAGATGATCGCGGACTCGGCGCGGACCGGCTGTTACCGGCGGGCCCTGCAGCAAGGTTGCGGCGGCAGGGAGGCGGCTAGGCCGGGCCCGCAGCCTGGGCCTGGAGTTGGCTTGCTGCGGGGCCGCACGGTGCTGGATGTGGGCGCGGGCACGGGGATCCTCAGCATCTTCTGCGCGCAGGCGGGAGCGGCGCGCGTGTACGCGTCGGAGGCGAGCGTGGTGATGGCCGAGCGCGCGCGGGAGGTAGTCGAGGCCAATGGGCTGAGCGGCCGCATCCAGGTGTTGAGGGGCCGGGTGGAGGAGGCCAGGCTGCCCGAGAGGGTGGACGCCATCGTCAGTGAGTGGATGGGCTACGGTCTGATGTATGAGTCGATGCTCCGCAGCGTGCTCCATGCCCGCGACCGCTGGCTCAAACCAGGCGGCTTGATCTTCCCCTGCCAAGCCCAACTCTTCATCGCCCCGGTCAGCGACCCGGCCCTGCAGGAACGCCTGTCTTTCTGGGCCGGGGTTAAGGAGCAGCACGGAGTGGACATGTCCTGCATGGCTGCCTTCGCCCGCCGCTGCCTCATGAACGACGAGATGGCAGTGGGCGCCCTGCATGGCGAGGACGTCCTGGGCCGGCCCTCCACCTTCGCCACCATCAACCTCTACACGGTCACTGAGCAGCAGCTTGGACGGTTGGGCGgcttcttcaccacctcctcGTTCGGCATCGCCACCATGCATGCCTTCGCCATCTGGTTTTCTGTCATCTTCCCCACTTCTGCCCGCTCAGGCAGTGCCAATGACAAGCATGCAACCACTTCCAATGCCGATGGCCATCAAGTTTCCAGGCCTAATAACGATGGTCAGTGTGAAGCCGGTACCAACAATGATGGTCGTCATGCATCCACTGCCTTTTCTTCCTGTGTAGCCAGTGATTACACTGTCAATGCCACTGCCGGCAGCCACTTTGCAGTCACAGCTAATGGTGACAACCTCCAAGCATTTAACCCTTGTGCTGATGACCATGTGGCATTTGATGCTCATGCTGATGAACTCGAGCCAGTCGTCTTGTCTACTTCACCGTTTGCAGAGGAAACACATTGGAAACAGTCCTTGCTTTATCTGGACGAACCTGTCCAAATATTCCAGGACACTGTGATAAAAGGAAAAATAACTCTCACTCCAGCAGAAGATAACCCGCGACATCTCCGAGTGTCCTTGATTTATGAGATTGGAGATAGCGGGAAGCAAACAAAAATATTCAAAATGGGAGAGGATTTCTCTTCTTTTGAATGA